A portion of the Actomonas aquatica genome contains these proteins:
- a CDS encoding Gfo/Idh/MocA family protein: protein MSSSDGMTYAPKGKPSPVVQPGEFTFATVHLDHGHIYGQTNGLIEAGAELKWVYDPDPAKVEAYCKQYPQARVARSLDEVLEDESVQLVSAAAIPNLRGDLGCQVMRAGKDYFTDKTPFTAFDQFERAKQVVAETGRKYAVYFSERLHVESAMYATDLIKDGAIGRVIQVLGLGPHRLNAPSRPDWFFKKEQYGGILCDIGSHQFEQFLTFSGATDATVSHAAIANYNHPDHPELDDFGEANLVGNNGATNYVRVDWFTPDGLRTWGDGRMIILGTDGYIELRKYVDVGREPHVADQVFLVDQKGEHHFDVTGKIGYRFFGELILDCLHRTEKAMTQDHIFTAARLCLEAQAQAKVITS from the coding sequence ATGAGTTCCAGCGACGGCATGACCTACGCCCCAAAGGGCAAACCCTCTCCCGTGGTGCAACCCGGCGAATTCACCTTCGCCACCGTGCATCTCGATCACGGCCACATCTACGGCCAGACCAACGGCCTCATCGAGGCCGGGGCCGAACTCAAATGGGTTTACGATCCCGATCCCGCCAAGGTCGAAGCCTACTGTAAACAATACCCGCAGGCCCGCGTCGCCCGTTCGCTCGACGAGGTGCTGGAGGATGAGTCCGTGCAACTCGTCTCCGCCGCCGCCATCCCCAATCTGCGCGGCGACCTCGGCTGTCAGGTCATGCGCGCCGGCAAGGACTACTTCACCGACAAAACGCCCTTCACCGCCTTCGACCAATTTGAACGCGCCAAGCAGGTCGTGGCTGAAACCGGACGCAAATACGCCGTCTATTTCAGCGAACGCCTCCACGTGGAGAGCGCCATGTATGCGACCGACCTGATCAAAGACGGCGCCATCGGCCGAGTCATCCAGGTGCTCGGCCTCGGCCCCCATCGCCTCAACGCGCCGTCCCGCCCCGACTGGTTCTTCAAGAAGGAGCAATACGGCGGCATCCTCTGCGATATCGGCAGCCACCAATTCGAGCAGTTCCTCACCTTCTCGGGCGCGACCGACGCCACCGTCAGCCACGCCGCCATCGCCAACTACAACCATCCCGATCACCCCGAGCTCGACGACTTCGGTGAGGCCAACCTCGTGGGCAACAACGGCGCTACCAACTACGTGCGCGTCGACTGGTTCACGCCCGACGGCCTGCGCACCTGGGGTGACGGCCGCATGATCATCCTCGGCACCGACGGCTACATCGAGTTGCGCAAATACGTCGACGTCGGCCGCGAGCCGCATGTCGCGGATCAGGTGTTTCTCGTCGACCAGAAGGGCGAGCATCACTTCGACGTCACCGGCAAGATCGGCTACCGCTTCTTCGGCGAACTCATCCTGGACTGCCTCCACCGCACCGAGAAAGCGATGACCCAGGATCACATCTTCACCGCCGCCCGCCTCTGCCTCGAAGCCCAGGCTCAAGCCAAGGTCATCACGAGCTGA
- a CDS encoding PhoH family protein, protein MATPSSKTVSAPSRTKKPRVTPKTFVLDTNVLLHDPQSIFKFEDNNLAIPVEVLEELDRIKTEQSTERGRNARRVHRLLQELLPDKRSMEEGVTLDTGGTLSVVINRYHETGDYSSPAMQRLKAVLQDPHKKDNRIIACALFVQEKYTPPTILVTKDVNVQLKARAVGLESQDYLNDKVPEIDDEEMSYREVPVTIYELQRFCSEGHLDVGETMESQPPLEINEYVLLRSDEDKTMPARHIGKGQVRRLRIPEFVKAPGGIPIRARNLEQQFFMDALMDDSISLITCFGKAGTGKTLISTACAITQTLDDHGRYDGVSISRPVISLGKDIGFLPGSLEEKMKPWLQPYYDALEVLMPSKPPKDPQFAAKKVAKKKVRKLPEAPMEAGTGIAAPMKPYEKLINSGVVEIEALCFIRGRSIARRFFILDEAQQLTPHEVKTVITRISEGSKIVLIGDPAQIDNPYVDSRSNGLVYCHNRMKGHSISAHVKLSKGERSKLAELAADLL, encoded by the coding sequence ATGGCGACTCCGAGCAGTAAGACTGTCTCAGCTCCATCCAGAACGAAAAAACCTCGGGTAACCCCCAAGACCTTCGTTCTCGACACCAACGTCCTCCTACACGACCCCCAGTCGATTTTTAAGTTTGAGGACAACAACCTCGCCATCCCGGTAGAGGTTCTGGAGGAGCTCGATCGAATAAAAACCGAACAGTCGACCGAGCGCGGTCGCAACGCCCGCAGGGTGCATAGGCTCCTGCAGGAATTGTTGCCCGACAAAAGGTCGATGGAAGAAGGCGTCACGCTGGATACCGGCGGCACGCTCTCGGTGGTGATCAATCGTTACCACGAGACCGGCGACTACTCCTCCCCGGCGATGCAGCGCCTCAAGGCCGTGCTGCAGGACCCGCACAAAAAGGACAACCGCATCATCGCGTGTGCCCTCTTTGTGCAGGAAAAATACACGCCTCCCACCATCCTCGTCACCAAGGACGTGAATGTGCAGCTGAAGGCGCGTGCGGTCGGTCTCGAGTCGCAGGACTACCTCAACGACAAGGTGCCGGAGATCGATGACGAGGAGATGAGCTACCGCGAGGTGCCCGTCACCATTTACGAACTCCAACGCTTTTGCTCCGAAGGGCACCTCGACGTCGGCGAGACGATGGAGAGTCAGCCGCCGTTGGAGATCAACGAATACGTCCTGCTGCGCTCCGATGAGGACAAGACCATGCCGGCCCGCCACATCGGCAAAGGCCAGGTGCGGCGCCTGCGCATTCCTGAGTTTGTCAAAGCCCCCGGCGGCATCCCGATTCGGGCCCGCAATCTGGAGCAGCAGTTCTTCATGGACGCGCTGATGGACGACTCGATTTCGTTGATCACCTGCTTCGGAAAGGCGGGCACGGGCAAAACGCTCATCTCCACCGCCTGCGCGATCACGCAGACTTTGGACGATCACGGTCGCTACGACGGCGTGTCGATTTCGCGCCCGGTGATTTCGTTGGGCAAAGACATTGGTTTCCTCCCCGGTTCGTTGGAGGAGAAGATGAAGCCGTGGCTGCAACCCTACTACGATGCGCTCGAGGTGTTGATGCCATCGAAGCCGCCGAAGGACCCGCAGTTTGCAGCCAAGAAAGTGGCGAAGAAAAAGGTGCGCAAATTGCCCGAGGCCCCCATGGAAGCGGGCACTGGCATCGCCGCGCCGATGAAGCCCTACGAGAAGCTGATCAACAGCGGCGTCGTCGAGATCGAGGCACTGTGCTTCATCCGCGGCCGCTCGATCGCCCGTCGTTTCTTCATCCTCGACGAAGCCCAACAGCTCACGCCGCACGAAGTGAAGACGGTGATCACCCGCATCTCGGAAGGCTCCAAAATTGTGCTCATTGGCGATCCGGCGCAGATCGACAATCCCTACGTCGATTCGCGCAGCAACGGTCTCGTCTACTGCCACAATCGCATGAAGGGCCACTCCATCTCGGCGCACGTGAAGCTATCGAAAGGCGAGCGCTCCAAGCTGGCCGAACTCGCGGCGGACCTGCTCTGA
- a CDS encoding peptide ABC transporter substrate-binding protein codes for MRIRSSLLLGAVALTGALLLAGCGKRETPVDIGNREQIFHLGNLSEPTDLDPQIISSLQDFQIVIGLFEGLTSYNPSTAEPVPGVATHWESSADAKTWTFHLRPEAKWSNGDPVTAHDFVWSYQRVLSPALGSEYAAMLFCLKNARDYLSGEVDDFSEVGVKALDDHTLQLSLDYPVPYLPGMVAHAVWYPIHRDTILAHGDFAQRGTRWTRPGNLVGNGPFVLTEWIPNQIITLSRNELYWDNANVILNQVNFYPIENSATEEAAFRSGQLHATVTIPQAKIAVYKNDPERSHLLKQYPQLATYFYRLNVDRPPLNDPRVRRALSMTVNRQQIIDAVARGGQMPAFSLTPPDTAGYTPPKVINYDPEAARALLAEAGFPGGEGFPKMELLYNTSDGHRALAEALQQMWRKELGIDIGLYNQEAKVWNDTMREKNYDIARYAWVGDYLDASTFLDLMTSENGNNQTNWSNAAYDELIERSRSTIDKAARFELYRQAEAILMEDSPIVPLYYYTNNQLQRPELKGFEGNLLDIHPLNRVYLEASQ; via the coding sequence ATGCGAATTCGTTCCTCCCTTCTTCTCGGTGCTGTCGCGCTCACCGGTGCTCTCCTCCTGGCCGGCTGCGGCAAACGCGAGACCCCCGTCGATATCGGCAACCGCGAGCAGATCTTCCACCTCGGCAACCTTTCCGAGCCCACCGACCTCGATCCGCAGATCATCAGTAGCCTGCAGGACTTCCAGATCGTGATCGGCCTCTTCGAAGGGCTCACCAGCTATAATCCCAGCACGGCCGAACCCGTGCCCGGCGTCGCCACCCATTGGGAGTCCTCCGCCGACGCCAAGACCTGGACCTTCCACCTGCGCCCCGAAGCCAAGTGGTCCAACGGCGATCCGGTCACCGCGCACGACTTCGTCTGGTCCTACCAGCGCGTGCTCTCCCCCGCGCTCGGTTCGGAATACGCCGCCATGCTCTTCTGTCTCAAGAACGCTCGCGACTACCTCAGTGGCGAGGTCGACGACTTCAGCGAGGTCGGCGTGAAAGCCCTCGACGATCACACCCTGCAACTCTCGCTCGACTACCCGGTGCCCTACCTGCCCGGCATGGTCGCCCACGCCGTCTGGTATCCAATTCATCGTGACACCATCCTCGCCCACGGCGACTTCGCCCAGCGCGGCACCCGCTGGACCCGCCCGGGCAATCTGGTCGGCAACGGTCCCTTTGTCCTGACGGAATGGATACCGAACCAGATCATCACCCTCAGCCGCAACGAGCTCTATTGGGACAACGCCAACGTCATCCTCAACCAGGTGAACTTCTACCCCATCGAGAACTCCGCCACCGAGGAGGCCGCCTTCCGCTCCGGTCAGCTGCACGCCACCGTCACCATCCCGCAGGCCAAGATCGCCGTCTACAAAAACGACCCGGAGCGGAGCCACCTCCTGAAGCAATACCCGCAGCTCGCGACCTATTTCTACCGCCTCAACGTCGACCGTCCCCCGCTCAACGATCCGCGCGTGCGCCGCGCGCTTTCGATGACGGTGAACCGCCAGCAGATCATCGACGCGGTCGCGCGCGGCGGCCAGATGCCCGCCTTCTCGCTCACCCCGCCCGACACCGCTGGCTACACGCCGCCCAAGGTCATCAACTATGATCCGGAAGCCGCCCGCGCCTTGCTCGCCGAAGCCGGTTTCCCCGGCGGCGAGGGATTCCCCAAGATGGAGCTGCTCTACAACACCAGCGACGGTCACCGCGCGCTCGCCGAAGCCCTGCAGCAGATGTGGCGCAAGGAGCTCGGTATCGACATCGGCCTCTACAACCAGGAGGCCAAGGTCTGGAACGACACCATGCGCGAGAAGAACTACGACATCGCCCGCTACGCCTGGGTCGGTGACTACCTCGACGCCTCCACCTTCCTCGATCTCATGACGAGCGAGAACGGCAACAACCAGACCAACTGGAGCAACGCCGCCTACGACGAACTCATCGAACGCTCCCGCTCCACCATCGACAAGGCCGCTCGCTTCGAGCTCTACCGCCAGGCCGAGGCCATCCTCATGGAGGACTCCCCCATCGTGCCGCTCTACTACTACACCAACAACCAGCTGCAGCGTCCCGAGCTCAAGGGTTTCGAGGGCAACCTCCTCGACATTCACCCGCTCAACCGGGTCTACCTCGAGGCGTCGCAGTAA
- a CDS encoding phosphoribosyltransferase, with the protein MPLPDHLELLHDGEAIDAALTKLAAEMDTWAEGAEARTGKMLLAICVLRGGVFFFSELLLKMQRSVEPAFCRAYAYNKTENGAPLDKMFVDWQGLDPVGREVMLVDNICDSGRTLLHVDGWLRMQGVRRVRSVTMMHRLRDDAVAKPEITGYTYAGDEWLVGYGMRDAAAKSMNTRWIARA; encoded by the coding sequence ATGCCGCTCCCTGACCACCTTGAACTCCTGCACGATGGCGAGGCCATCGACGCCGCCCTCACCAAGCTCGCCGCCGAAATGGACACCTGGGCCGAGGGCGCCGAGGCGCGCACCGGCAAGATGTTGCTCGCGATCTGTGTCCTGCGCGGTGGCGTATTTTTCTTCTCCGAGCTCCTGCTCAAAATGCAGCGCTCGGTCGAACCGGCCTTCTGCCGGGCGTATGCCTACAATAAAACCGAAAACGGCGCGCCGCTGGACAAGATGTTCGTCGATTGGCAGGGACTGGATCCGGTCGGTCGTGAAGTGATGCTGGTCGACAACATCTGTGACAGCGGCCGCACGCTGCTGCACGTCGACGGCTGGTTACGCATGCAAGGCGTGCGCCGGGTGCGTTCGGTGACGATGATGCACCGTCTCCGCGACGACGCGGTGGCGAAGCCCGAGATCACCGGCTACACCTACGCCGGCGACGAATGGCTGGTCGGCTACGGCATGCGCGACGCCGCCGCCAAAAGCATGAACACGCGCTGGATCGCCCGAGCCTAA
- the def gene encoding peptide deformylase: MVLPIVHYNDPVLRTKGAPVTTFDAELATLARDMVETMHGANGIGLAAQQIGKAIQFCVVDLARADRDFDWELDGAKPPLELIMPMSLANPKIEILEGDDTIYEEGCLSFPGINGDVVRPDEIRVTYQDAGGVPHTLICNGLFSRCIQHEADHLNGTLFIDRMTKKVRQSIDREIKDLAKQTRESAEQA, translated from the coding sequence ATGGTTCTCCCGATAGTTCACTACAACGATCCCGTTCTGCGCACCAAAGGCGCGCCGGTCACCACCTTCGATGCCGAGCTCGCCACGCTCGCCCGCGACATGGTTGAAACCATGCACGGCGCCAATGGCATCGGCCTCGCCGCCCAACAAATTGGTAAGGCCATCCAGTTTTGCGTGGTCGACCTCGCTCGCGCCGACCGCGACTTCGACTGGGAGCTCGACGGCGCCAAACCGCCCCTCGAACTCATCATGCCGATGAGCCTCGCCAACCCCAAGATCGAGATCCTGGAGGGCGACGACACTATCTACGAGGAGGGCTGCCTGTCCTTCCCCGGCATCAACGGCGACGTCGTGCGTCCCGATGAGATCCGCGTCACCTATCAGGATGCCGGCGGCGTGCCCCACACCCTCATCTGCAACGGCCTCTTCTCGCGTTGCATCCAGCACGAAGCCGATCACCTCAACGGCACCCTCTTCATCGATCGCATGACCAAAAAGGTCCGCCAGTCGATCGACCGCGAAATCAAAGACCTCGCCAAACAAACCCGCGAGTCCGCCGAACAGGCTTAG